The Victivallis sp. Marseille-Q1083 genome has a window encoding:
- the ycaC gene encoding isochorismate family cysteine hydrolase YcaC produces MSRITVENAAVLLIDHQVGLLSLVRDFTPAEFKNNVLALADIAKHYKLPTVLTTSFESGPNGVLMPEVKNMFPNAPFIPRPGQINAWDNEDFVKAVKDTKRKQLIVAGIVTEVCVSFPVLSALKEGYEVFVVVDASGTFNEVTRHAAWMRMQQAGAQLTSWFALASELQRDWRNDGPGLAKIYCDHVQEYNAITIAHNAKK; encoded by the coding sequence ATGTCCAGAATCACAGTTGAAAATGCCGCCGTTTTGCTGATCGACCATCAGGTCGGATTGCTTTCGCTGGTGCGTGATTTCACGCCGGCGGAGTTCAAGAACAATGTTTTGGCCCTGGCCGACATCGCCAAGCATTACAAGTTGCCGACCGTGCTGACCACCAGCTTCGAAAGCGGCCCGAACGGCGTCCTGATGCCGGAAGTCAAAAATATGTTCCCGAATGCGCCGTTTATTCCGCGTCCCGGCCAGATCAACGCCTGGGACAATGAGGACTTCGTTAAAGCGGTCAAGGATACCAAACGCAAGCAGTTGATCGTCGCCGGCATCGTCACCGAAGTGTGCGTATCGTTTCCGGTGCTCAGCGCCTTGAAGGAAGGTTACGAGGTGTTCGTAGTGGTCGATGCCTCCGGCACGTTCAATGAGGTGACCCGGCATGCCGCCTGGATGCGCATGCAGCAGGCCGGCGCGCAACTGACCAGTTGGTTCGCGTTGGCATCCGAATTGCAGCGCGATTGGCGTAATGACGGTCCCGGCCTGGCCAAGATTTATTGCGACCATGTCCAGGAATACAACGCCATTACGATTGCGCATAACGCCAAGAAGTGA